In Helianthus annuus cultivar XRQ/B chromosome 9, HanXRQr2.0-SUNRISE, whole genome shotgun sequence, the following are encoded in one genomic region:
- the LOC110874443 gene encoding putative ATP synthase protein YMF19, which produces MPQLDKFTYFTQFFWSCLFLLTFYIAICNDGDGLLGISRILKLRNQLLSHRTNNIRSKDPNSLEDILRKGFSTCLSYMYSSLSEVSQWCKAVDLLGKRRKITLISCFGEISGSRGHGMSHFLVKISAIFLLIALVSYTGSESYVFMDELAEAVSQFLPVPGEGLLGHPGSPTPPPGNSGVEFLPGSLPQNVETGHQERRSLLTLLKKHLQRYCADQKVAQKFPDL; this is translated from the coding sequence ATGCCTCAACTGGATAAATTCACTTATTTCACACAATTCTTCTGGTCATGCCTTTTCCTTTTAACTTTCTATATTGCCATATGCAATGATGGAGATGGACTACTTGGGATCAGCAGAATTCTAAAACTACGTAACCAACTGCTTTCACACCGTACGAACAACATCCGGAGCAAGGACCCCAACAGTTTGGAAGATATCTTGAGAAAAGGTTTTAGCACCTGTCTATCCTATATGTACTCCAGTTTATCCGAAGTCTCCCAATGGTGTAAGGCTGTCGACTTATTGGGAAAAAGGAGGAAGATCACTTTGATCTCTTGTTTCGGAGAAATCAGTGGCTCACGAGGTCATGGAATGTCTCATTTTTTGGTAAAAATCTCCGCAATCTTCCTTTTGATAGCTCTTGTTTCCTATACAGGAAGCGAGAGTTACGTTTTTATGGATGAATTGGCAGAAGCCGTTTCACAGTTTCTTCCCGTTCCCGGAGAAGGCCTTTTAGGTCACCCCGGGAGTCCTACCCCCCCACCTGGAAATTCAGGTGTGGAATTCCTTCCGGGTTCTCTCCCACAAAACGTAGAGACTGGGCACCAAGAAAGAAGGAGCCTTTTAACTTTATTAAAGAAACATCTGCAAAGATACTGCGCTGACCAAAAGGTCGCACAGAAATTTCCTGACCTCTAA